The sequence ATGCTTCGTTCGTACATGAAACACAGGATTGGAGGTGATATACACAATGAAAGTGTTGCTCCACACGAAACCAAACGGAACCCTGTGTTAAAGTAACACACCAAACAGCACAGAGTAAATctttgcagcggaaataaacgAACACaatttttggtaaaatttcttcaagttataaaatAACTTGAAGAACGCCTTATGGCAAAATGACTAAAGGGAGAATGACACTCACGTTCAATACCTTTACAATAAACTAGGTATTAAACTCTAGACACTCTCACTAACAAACACAAACTGGATTCAAGAGCTATACCCCGAAATCCAACAAAACAAAGAATGATATAGCTAATGTTGTCCTAACACAAGAAACAACACTCCAACACAGATCACTCTAAAAGCTTGATTTCTTCTCTCTGAGTTCGTGATCTGAACTGAGACTTCTTCTTGGTATATATAGGCTTCTCAATCTTGCTTCCCAAGGCTTGAAGTCATGGCTTTGATCATGGATGAAGTGGACGTTTGATAGTTGTTGGATTTAGTCCACTTCTCCCTTGATTTTAGGAGCTGCCAGCAAGctcctcttttctctctctctttctctccactTCCTCCTTTTTAGCAACCGAAGCTCTTCTCCTTAATTCCTTGTTTTCAGCTTCAAAACTCAAGTCTTGACTAAGTCAAAACACCTACAGAAAAGCACACGTGTAGAAAGGTAAAACAAGCAAACTAACAAGTGAGATATTTATGGAGTTAGATAAATCAACTCCAACAAACTCCCCCTTTTTGCCTTTCTTCACAAAACCAAATCAACACACTGCTCCCCCTTGCTGTGATATCCCCGTGCAGATGTAACATCATAGCCAGCAACAAAACCAATAACAAAGAAACATTCTCACAGCAATAagcataaaattttaatgatcAAAACATCCAAGAAATGGCAGAGCCACTAGCATAAGAACATAAGTCAAAGTGTATCAACAACCAAAACAAAACATTTAAACATCAACCACATAAAAAGTTTTGCTAGCTTAAAAGAACAACCACACAAACTTTAAGTCATTCATCAATCAAAAACAAAACTCCCCCTGCCTCCATTACTCCTTGTCCTGATCCCCTGCTCCATCAGCATCATCTCCCCCTTTTTGGGAAGAAATGAGGGCTGTCACTTGCACTTTGGCGTGGTTCAAGATAGAAGAGGATTCCCCATGAACTTTGCGAGCTTGAAGAAGATTGTTTTCCAGTTCTTCGATGTGCTGCAAAAGAGCCTGCAAATCTGCTTTTGAAATTTTTATCATAGTAGTGTCCGCAGCAGTGTGAGTAGCAACAGGATTGACCCAAGGTAGATCTGCAACCTTTTCGTCACTGAAGAGCATACTAGTGAGAGCATACTCATGGATTTCCTCTTTCTCGTCGGACGATCCCTCTGTTAAGACTTGATTCAGGAGAGACCTGTAAATCAAATAAGGAAAAGGCAAACCAGATAATTGGGACGTAGTAGCAATCTGATCAAAGATCACCTGACCCAAATTGAAGGGCAACCCCTCTCCGATGCAGTAAAGGATAATGCCATGCTGCTGTGTGATCACCGTAGAGTTAGAAGACACTACCCAGATAAGTgtcataactttgaacagagtCGAGTAGAGGTATGACAGCATAGAGGACTTCATTGGTTTTAACCACTTCTTTACCTTGCCACCAGTGATTATCTTTGCAACTTTGTCCATGTGCTTCACAACTGTGCCTTTGACATTTGGTGTGCCAAGGGTTTCGTTGATATCAGCAGGAGTCAGGTTGAAGACCTTGTTTTTGCAAAACACCTTCCCGTATTTCTTGGACCTTGGGTTACTAAAATTTGTCGGGAGGTTGCTGTAGACGAGTTGCACCACCTTCTTCACAAAGGGCTGTACTTCGGTCACTGATTTGAGCAAGTGGCGGGATTCTAAAAATTCCACGAGATTGAACATTGCGAAGGACTATTTCTCAATAATGCGCTCGCTGTAGCAATCCATTTGTTTGACCTTTCTCCAAGCTTTTGCGGCCTTAGTACTGTAGAAGTGAGGTTTGAGTGCTTTTCCCACTTCCATGTCAGAGTCTTCGGGTTCAATGTCCTCTGCCTCTATGTCTTCTTCGTCAGATTCTGTGGCAGCTGGTGATGTGGTCACGGCAGAGGAGGTGGCAATCTTCTTTCCTTCATGGATTTCCTTTCGCTTCAGCCTGGTCAACACCTCTGTAAGCGGTGTGTTGTCGTCGGACGGATCTTCTGCTGTCACCTCTGCTTCAGCCTCAACAAGCAGAGGTTGTCTTCTCTGTGGCGGCATCCTCCTCTATGGGTGCGGCGGATTCTTCGTCGGCGGTGGTGGAGGGTTCGAAAACTGGACTACTCGGTGTGGTAGTCTTTGCTGTGCGTGCGTGCTTTGCGGTGTGGCACATCTTCATCGGACTCGTCGATCACCACCATTTTCGGTGGTCCAGGCT comes from Salvia miltiorrhiza cultivar Shanhuang (shh) chromosome 3, IMPLAD_Smil_shh, whole genome shotgun sequence and encodes:
- the LOC131018239 gene encoding uncharacterized protein LOC131018239 encodes the protein MFNLVEFLESRHLLKSVTEVQPFVKKVVQLVYSNLPTNFSNPRSKKYGKVFCKNKVFNLTPADINETLGTPNVKGTVVKHMDKVAKIITGGKVKKWLKPMKSSMLSYLYSTLFKVMTLIWVVSSNSTVITQQHGIILYCIGEGLPFNLGQVIFDQIATTSQLSGLPFPYLIYRSLLNQVLTEGSSDEKEEIHEYALTSMLFSDEKVADLPWVNPVATHTAADTTMIKISKADLQALLQHIEELENNLLQARKVHGESSSILNHAKVQVTALISSQKGGDDADGAGDQDKE